In one Candidatus Peregrinibacteria bacterium genomic region, the following are encoded:
- a CDS encoding ribonuclease HII, translating to MNSLDEHYRKQGFKLICGIDEAGRGPWAGPVFVAAVILPADHGIIGLDDSKKLSPKRREKLFEEIIKKAISYSVVSISNLQIDKTDILKATKLGMQKAVKNLKIQSDLILIDAININLPEICQVNLIKGDSRSESIAAASILAKVSRDRHMMQMHKKYPVYNFCSHKGYGTREHEEALRKYGPCAIHRFSFEPVRELMSVDECNF from the coding sequence ATGAATTCCCTCGATGAACATTATCGAAAACAAGGATTCAAATTGATCTGTGGAATCGATGAAGCCGGTCGCGGTCCATGGGCTGGTCCGGTATTTGTCGCCGCGGTTATTCTTCCAGCTGATCATGGAATTATCGGACTGGACGATTCTAAAAAACTTTCTCCAAAAAGAAGAGAAAAGCTTTTTGAGGAGATTATAAAAAAAGCAATTTCGTATTCGGTCGTCAGCATTTCCAACCTTCAAATTGATAAAACTGATATTCTGAAAGCGACGAAACTCGGAATGCAAAAAGCGGTGAAAAATCTCAAAATCCAATCTGATTTGATTCTGATCGATGCGATAAATATTAATCTTCCGGAAATTTGTCAGGTGAATCTCATTAAAGGTGATTCGCGGAGCGAATCTATTGCCGCAGCTTCCATTCTCGCAAAAGTGAGCCGAGATCGACACATGATGCAAATGCATAAAAAATATCCTGTATACAATTTTTGTTCACACAAAGGGTACGGGACGAGAGAGCACGAAGAAGCACTGAGAAAATATGGACCGTGTGCGATTCATCGGTTTTCGTTTGAGCCGGTGCGAGAATTGATGTCTGTTGATGAGTGTAATTTTTAA